From the genome of Colias croceus chromosome 9, ilColCroc2.1, one region includes:
- the LOC123694566 gene encoding uncharacterized protein LOC123694566, producing MKVDLGSSSAGSSKVSPSNVTCVSSEVKLPQIQLPTFSGNYEEWQSFHDMFVSLIDRNPSLSQVQKLHYLKCSLKGEPENLLRSLSTTDTNYEEAWDRLKRRYNNKRFNVNEILKRLFGQKPMSSESATAIKHLIDTTEACLKALKNLDIDVSSWDAIINFLIVSKLDLESRRQWETEAGRSQTDSIPKWSELVTFLESRFRTLEMLVCEYKQNMKVNNINPKQTRQKSFHIIQDNKKDTYKENNKVCVCCSDAHLLYQCKQFGGKSPEERYEFIQAKRLCFNCFSSNHNVRSCHQSTCCRRCGRRHHTLLHIERDPPPVSGEPCTSKGHQPTSLDENRHYDKKVVAHFAKDTHQTKVLLATALARIKSANGCIQIARILIDQGSEASFITESTVQYLCLKRTPINGLITGVGDGKLRSKHIVSFELESLHNHEFSVSVNAFVLPSLSSFLPSSKVSIFDWPELSSLPLADPKYGSPGKIDIILGVDIFSQIMLSGFLKHPIHDGPIAQNTHLGWILSGRIGENEESNPRVVNLHLQVREDNILTQFWEIEREPDLIGKKLTKEEIRCEEIYESTTTRNEEGRYVVRLPFKEPDPKCVYGNSKEVALKRFKVLERKFKKNSDLHAEYEKVIVDYQNQKHMKPILSKEDIEYPFSFYLPHHAVIREDKETTKLRVVFDASCKGNNNISLNDTLLVGPKIQQDLRHIIMRWRTHIYCIVADIVQMYRQIVVHEDDSNFQRILWRADPSQPIQHFKLSRLTFGTACAPYLAVKSLQQLARDEESKYPLAAKITLEDFYMDDLLTGCNSEEEAIDIYTEMNQLMSRGGFKLQKWCSNCPKLLNHIENDNQSSKDTFIFEVNDTIKVLGISWNKNIDKFEYTYNLPELDEPVTKRKVLSDIARLYDPLGWVSPVLITAKIFMQTLWKSGLNWDENLSSELLNQWLHFRKELDGIRGIAVPRWLSTTNDDPVELHVFADASQVAYAAVVYLKTVDTEGNTYVNVVTSKTKVAPIQKEISIPRMELCAALLAAKLISEVAQVLQVPKDKLFAWSDSTIVLAWLRGEPSRWTTFVSNRVSEILTVLDSDQWNHVATDQNPADCASRGMSSGQLVHYDLWWHGPKSLHKNHVYSTHLDVDTDVELRPLKVLTNTTRSDEEFIWERFSNLTRMLRVLSYCRKFLKLREPKELRDVNKRITTNEMNAILDIIVKATQRLYFEDEINKLMSRTGSVTKGSPLHTLAPFLDEKGLLRVGGRIQRSSVQFNKKHPLIMPSESHLTRLLILDAHHRTLHGGPQLMINFLRNKFWILRLREKVKKCYRECMTCLRYSRQDNNQLMGQLPKVRLTPDKPFRSSGVDFTGYIDIRFSPGRGSKSYKGYICLFVCMATKAIHLEAVSDLTSSGFIAAFKRFVSRRGHCRDLYSDNGTNFVGADKELRKMLCQAKSELADEIANLLTQDGTTWHFIPPHAPNFGGLWEAGVRSVKTHLKRIIGYAILTFEELTTVLTQVEACLNSRPISAISDNPDDEMPLTPGHFLVGEPLVLIPESDYSKTSLTGLQRWKLTQRMVSNFWKTWSKEYLVTLNNRYKWFSKKTEPDVDDIVIIRDHNIPPAKWLLGKIVEKHPGKDNLTRVVTIKTKNGLCKRPCNKLCILPKA from the coding sequence ATGAAAGTTGATCTTGGTTCCAGCTCAGCGGGTTCTTCTAAAGTCAGTCCATCGAACGTCACCTGTGTAAGCAGTGAGGTGAAGCTCCCACAAATACAGTTACCCACATTCTCCGGTAATTATGAAGAGTGGCAGAGCTTCCATGACATGTTTGTCTCTTTGATCGATAGAAATCCATCATTAAGCCAGGTTCAGAAGTTGCATTACCTGAAATGTAGTTTAAAAGGCGAACCTGAGAATTTATTAAGGAGCTTATCGACTACCGATACAAATTATGAAGAGGCGTGGGACAGATTAAAGCGCAGGTATAATAACAAGAGATTCAACGTCAACGAAATTCTAAAACGTTTGTTCGGTCAAAAGCCTATGTCTAGCGAGTCGGCTACAGCAATCAAGCATCTTATCGATACCACGGAGGCATGTTTGAAGGCTCTAAAGAATTTAGATATTGACGTGTCTTCGTGGGATGCgatcattaattttttaatagtcTCAAAATTAGATTTAGAGTCCCGCCGCCAGTGGGAAACAGAGGCTGGCCGATCTCAAACCGACAGCATCCCAAAATGGAGTGAGCTTGTAACCTTCCTGGAAAGTAGATTTAGAACATTAGAGATGTTAGTATgtgaatataaacaaaatatgaaagtaaataatataaatcctAAGCAAACAAGACAAAAATCGTTTCATATAAtacaagataataaaaaagatacttacaaagaaaataataaagtctGCGTATGCTGTTCAGATGCCCATTTATTATACCAATGTAAACAATTTGGAGGCAAGTCTCCCGAAGAGAGATATGAGTTTATTCAAGCCAAGAGACTTTGCTTCAATTGTTTTTCATCCAACCACAACGTGAGGAGCTGTCACCAGTCGACGTGTTGCCGGCGTTGTGGCAGAAGACACCACACCCTGCTGCATATAGAAAGAGATCCTCCCCCTGTGTCTGGGGAACCATGTACGAGTAAAGGCCACCAACCGACGAGTTTAGATGAGAATCGCCATTATGATAAGAAAGTAGTAGCTCATTTTGCGAAAGATACACATCAAACCAAAGTGTTATTAGCCACAGCATTAGCTAGGATTAAATCCGCAAATGGCTGCATCCAAATTGCGCGAATATTAATCGATCAAGGCTCTGAGGCCTCTTTTATTACCGAAAGTACTGTACAATATTTATGTCTTAAGCGTACACCAATAAACGGTTTAATAACTGGCGTAGGTGATGGTAAACTTAGATCTAAGCACATTGTTTCCTTTGAGTTAGAATCACTACATAATCATGAATTTTCTGTTTCAGTAAATGCATTTGTGTTACCATCTTTATCATCGTTTCTTCCGTCGAGTAAGGTTTCCATTTTTGATTGGCCGGAGCTCAGTAGTCTACCGTTAGCAGATCCCAAATATGGTTCACCTGgtaagatagatattattttgggAGTTGATATTTTCAGTCAAATAATGTTGAGTGGTTTCTTGAAACATCCTATACATGACGGTCCTATTGCACAGAATACTCATCTTGGCTGGATCTTGTCTGGAAGAATAGGCGAAAATGAAGAATCAAATCCTAGAGtagtaaatttacatttacaggTAAGagaagataatattttgacacAGTTTTGGGAAATTGAAAGAGAACCAGATTTAATAGGAAAGAAACTTACGAAGGAAGAAATCAGATGTGAAGAAATTTATGAGAGTACTACCACAAGAAATGAAGAAGGTCGTTACGTAGTGAGATTGCCATTTAAGGAGCCAGATCCAAAGTGTGTGTACGGAAATTCCAAGGAAGTTGCTTTGAAGAGATTTAAAGTATTAGAAAGAAAGTTTAAAAAGAATTCTGACTTGCACGCTGAATATGAGAAGGTTATAGTCGACTACCAGAACCAGAAACACATGAAGCCGATTCTAAGTAAGGAGGATATTGAGTATCCGTTTTCCTTTTATCTCCCTCATCACGCCGTGATAAGGGAAGACAAGGAAACCACCAAACTTCGTGTTGTTTTTGATGCGTCGTGCAAGGGGAATAATAACATATCATTAAATGACACGTTACTCGTTGGACCTAAAATTCAACAAGATTTGCGCCACATTATAATGAGGTGGCGAAcgcatatttattgtattgtggCAGACATCGTACAGATGTATAGACAAATAGTGGTACATGAAGATGATTCAAATTTCCAAAGAATTTTATGGCGGGCTGATCCATCACAACCTATACAACATTTTAAGCTATCGCGACTTACCTTCGGTACTGCTTGTGCACCGTATTTGGCGGTTAAATCACTCCAACAATTGGCTCGAGATGAAGAGTCGAAATATCCACTTGCCGCAAAAATTACACTTGAAGATTTTTATATGGACGATTTGCTGACCGGTTGTAATTCAGAAGAGGAAGCGATAGATATTTATACAGAGATGAATCAATTAATGTCAAGAGGTGGGTTTAAGCTCCAAAAGTGGTGCAGTAATTGTCCAAAATTACTGAATCATATCGAAAATGATAATCAATCTTCAAaagatacatttatttttgaggTCAATGATACAATTAAAGTGTTGGGTATTTCCTGGAATAAAAACATAGATAAATTTGAGTATACTTACAATTTACCGGAGTTAGATGAGCCTGTAACCAAACGGAAAGTGTTATCTGATATTGCGCGACTTTACGACCCTTTGGGTTGGGTATCTCCTGTCCTTATTACGGCGAAGATCTTTATGCAAACACTGTGGAAATCTGGATTGAATTGGGATGAAAATCTTTCGTCAGAATTATTAAACCAATGGCTACACTTTAGAAAAGAGTTAGATGGTATTCGAGGAATAGCTGTTCCTAGGTGGCTTTCTACAACGAATGATGATCCAGTTGAGCTTCACGTATTTGCTGACGCTTCTCAGGTAGCTTATGCTGCTGTCGTCTACCTGAAAACCGTGGACACCGAAGGTAATACTTACGTAAATGTAGTCACATCCAAAACTAAAGTCGCCCCAATTCAGAAGGAGATATCCATCCCAAGAATGGAGCTATGCGCGGCGTTACTGGCTGCCAAATTAATTTCTGAGGTTGCACAAGTACTGCAGGTACCTAAAGATAAGTTGTTTGCCTGGTCTGACTCGACCATAGTGCTTGCATGGCTCCGTGGAGAACCCAGCCGTTGGACGACGTTTGTAAGCAACAGGGTCTCCGAGATTTTGACTGTTCTGGATAGTGATCAATGGAACCATGTTGCCACTGATCAAAATCCAGCCGATTGTGCCTCTAGGGGTATGTCCTCTGGACAACTAGTTCATTATGATCTTTGGTGGCATGGTCCTAAGAGTCTACACAAAAACCATGTTTATAGTACACATTTAGATGTTGACACTGATGTTGAATTACGACCGTTAAAGGTACTTACCAATACGACGCGATCTGATGAAGAATTTATATGGGAGCGGTTTTCAAATCTAACTAGAATGTTACGAGTTTTATCTTACTGTAGAAAATTTCTAAAGCTGAGGGAACCTAAAGAGTTAAGAGATGTTAATAAAAGAATTACGACCAATGAAATGAATgctatattagatataattgTAAAAGCTACCCAAAGACTATATTTTGAAGATGAAATTAATAAGTTAATGTCTCGAACCGGAAGTGTTACTAAAGGAAGTCCACTGCACACTCTTGCACCCTTTCTTGATGAAAAAGGGTTGCTAAGGGTGGGCGGTCGAATACAACGGTCTTCTGTGCAGTTTAATAAGAAACATCCTCTAATTATGCCCAGTGAGTCTCATCTCACTAGGTTATTAATATTGGATGCGCACCACAGAACACTTCACGGGGGTCCACAGCTTATGATAAACTTCTTGAGAAATAAATTTTGGATCCTACGACTTAGAGAAAAGGTGAAGAAGTGCTATAGAGAATGTATGACTTGCCTACGTTATTCTCGACAGGATAACAACCAATTAATGGGCCAGTTACCTAAGGTTAGATTGACTCCAGATAAACCATTTAGGTCATCAGGTGTTGATTTTACCGGGTACATAGATATTAGGTTTTCGCCTGGTAGAGGATCGAAATCCTATAAAGGCTATATTTGTCTATTTGTATGTATGGCGACTAAGGCGATCCACTTAGAGGCTGTGTCAGATCTTACCAGTTCTGGATTCATAGCTGCATTCAAACGCTTTGTGTCTCGAAGAGGGCACTGCCGCGATCTGTACAGTGACAATGGGACTAATTTCGTTGGTGCGGATAAAGAGCTGCGTAAAATGTTATGTCAAGCGAAATCAGAGTTGGCCGACGAAATTGCTAATTTACTTACCCAGGACGGAACCACTTGGCATTTTATACCACCACACGCGCCTAACTTTGGAGGGCTCTGGGAAGCTGGTGTTCGTTCAGTGAAAACACACCTGAAAAGAATTATAGGATACGCAATACTTACCTTCGAAGAACTGACAACTGTGTTGACTCAAGTAGAGGCGTGCTTAAACTCCCGTCCAATTTCAGCAATTAGTGATAACCCAGATGATGAGATGCCCCTCACACCTGGGCACTTCCT